The following are encoded in a window of Amaranthus tricolor cultivar Red isolate AtriRed21 chromosome 2, ASM2621246v1, whole genome shotgun sequence genomic DNA:
- the LOC130806502 gene encoding pseudouridine kinase, with translation MEKLKAMPVIIGGMVFDIHATTSIPSTFKTTTPGKIEFMLGGVARNIAECLLKLGTKSFLISALGCDLAGDLLLEQWKSAGLLTEGIQRGLDITTASVCNMFDVNGDLTAGVASVETIERYVTPKWIQQFKTIVYPAPLMLVDANLSPEALEASCKLATNLDVPVWFEPVSVAKSKRVSTVAKYITFASPNEHELFSMANSLSHENRFSPIRRDQDKMNASIESLFKELKPAIIVLLEKGIKFVLVTLGPDGALLCSGIGPSGLKMCLAGTQVFDGNRELFDMVSVRCPTNQYLCPKPYKTSSQLFVMHFPALPATVGRVSGAGDCLVGGILASLCSGLNVMQSVAVGVAAAKAAIEVETNVPYKYDLSAVADDTGRVYNAARVLFHKSML, from the exons ATGGAAAAATTGAAGGCAATGCCAGTGATAATCGGAGGGATGGTTTTTGATATTCATGCCACTACTTCTATACCTTCTACGTTCAAAACCACTACTCCTGGCAAG ATTGAATTTATGCTAGGAGGTGTAGCAAGAAATATTGCTGAGTGCCTGTTAAAGCTCGGAACAAAGTCCTTCTTGATTAGTGCTCTGGGATGTGACCTAGCAG GAGACCTGTTATTGGAACAATGGAAATCTGCTGGGTTACTGACAGAAG GTATACAACGGGGCTTGGACATTACTACTGCTTCTGTATGCAACATGTTCGATGTAAATGGAGATTTGACAGCAGGTGTTGCTAGTGTGGAAACAATT GAAAGATATGTCACTCCTAAATGGATTCAGCAATTCAAGACTATTGTATACCCTGCTCCCCTGATGTTGGTTGATGCTAATTTGAGCCCTGAAGCTTTAGAGGCTTCATGTAAAT TGGCCACTAATTTGGATGTCCCAGTTTGGTTTGAGCCAGTTTCAGTCGCAAAATCTAAAAGAGTATCTACAGTTGCCAAATAT ATTACCTTTGCCTCTCCGAACGAGCATGAACTTTTCTCAATGGCGAATTCTTTGTCTCATGAAAATCGGTTTAGTCCTATCCGGAGGGATCAAGACAAAATGAATGCTTCCATAGAGTCCTTGTTCAAAGAGCTGAAACCGGCTATCATAGTCCTGCTGGAGAAAGGTATTAAGTTTGTCTTAGTGACACTTGGACCCGATGGTGCACTCCTATGCTCTGGCATCGGGCCATCTGGTTTAAAGATGTGCTTAGCTGGCACACAAGTTTTTGATGGAAATCGAGAGCTTTTTGATATGGTGAGCGTAAGATGCCCAACAAATCAGTATTTGTGCCCTAAACCATATAAAACATCGTCTCAGTTATTTGTAATGCATTTCCCAGCTCTTCCTGCAACAGTTGGGAGAGTTAGTGGTGCTGGAGATTGTTTAGTTGGTGGGATTCTTGCATCATTGTGTTCGGGTTTGAATGTTATGCAAAGTGTAGCTGTCGGTGTTGCTGCTGCTAAAGCTGCCATCGAGGTGGAAACCAATGTGCCTTACAAATATGATTTATCAGCAGTTGCAG ATGATACAGGTAGAGTATACAATGCTGCCAGAGTCTTGTTCCACAAATCTATGTTGTAA